The region CCGAAGTTAGCCATTAAACCAATGTTCGTTTGATCACCTTGACTATACATCCCTTGTCCACCTTCTTCTACTAAATCACCGAAGTAGGTATCAGGCTTGATAATATGTGTGTTACTCAGTTTCGTATAGTCAACTCCAAGTGTACTTGTCAGTTTTAAATCGTCAGTAATGTCAAAAGAGAAGTTCCCTGCTAATACCGCTTTTTGTTGTTTTTCTCTTCTGCTAACGTCATCATACATAGCTAATGCATTCGTACCAAACCTATTTGCTCCTGGTGTTAGTTTTCCATTCTCGTCATAAGGATTCTCATATGGAAGAGCGAAATACATAGAGGCTACAGGATTAGTCTCACTCACATCGAAGTCAGACTCTGAAGTCTGGCTATTGATATTCGCTAAGTTGATGAAGAAGTTAGAGCTTAATCTACCAGACTTATTGTGGATATTACTATTCACGTTGAACTTCTCTATGCCTGAGTTATACAGTACCCCATCTTGTTTGAAGTAGTTCACAGAAGTATAATGTTGTGTCTCTGCATTACCCCCTTGGAAGCTAAGGTTATGAGATTGGTTAATCCCACGTCTCATTAGTTTCTTCTTCCAGTCGATATTCGTTCTTCTAAGCTCTGCTAGACGCAAATCTCCATCTGCATAGTCAGCCTCTGTCTTAGCTGTCTGTACACCATTGACTACTTTATAAGGGTTGTTTCTAGAATACGCCCATCCAGGTAAGTCTTGATCTTGAAGCATTTCTTCAAACTGTAGACGTTGGTTGGTATTCATCATATCCCATTTGCTGTTATTCGCTTCAGAATATCCGTATTGGGTTTGGTAAGTGACACGCATTCCATCATTATCACTAGGCCCTTTTTTAGAGGTAATCACGATTACTCCATTTGCTCCACGAGAACCATACTGAGCAGTCGCAGCAGCATCTTTAAGCACAGTGATATCTTCGAAATCATCTGGATTAAGCGCTGAGAAGGTAGCCGGTGAGATAGGTATTCCGTTTAATACATACAGTGGATTAGTATTCTCATCCTGCATAGATCCGATACCACGGATAGTGACTCTACCAGGAGTACCTGGCTGTCCAGAAGGAGAGGCTACATATAGTCCGGGTACTTGCCCTTGAAGGGCTTGATCCATCGAACTCACTTGTGATCTATTGATCGCTTGCGCCTCTATTTTACTAACGGCACCTGTAGTTTTAGAGCGAGACTGTTTAGTATATCCCGTTACTACAATACCTTCTAATATATTATCTTCTATATCTAAGTCTATAAATGAAGGGTATGCCCCCGCTTTTATAGTAATCTCTTTATCAAAGTAACCGATATATGATAAGCGAAGTTTTATTTCTTTTAAATCGTTGTTTTCTAATTCGAACTTACCATCGTCTTGTGTAAGATCTACTGCATCGTTAGTGATATTTTCGATCATAACACCTGGTAGAGGAAGAAGCGTTTCGGCATCTCTCACCACGATAGGAGCTTTCTTTTGTTGTGCGTAGCTGCTTAAGGTCATAGCCATAAATAAGGCAAGTGACAACAGCGATCTTTTAGTGATATGCATAAATAAGTTATTGTTTTATTTAACAGTACAAACTTATTTCAAGGTAATTAGTATGGTCTTAGAAGGATATGAGTAGAAGATTAAAAGGAGATTAGAAAAATTTAATGTAAGATAGAGGTTAACAGTAATCGGTTAACAGTGAACAGTTTTCATCTGTCGTTTAATAGTTAGATAATCTTAGAAAGTATAATAAACTCTTACAACAAACAACATCACGACATCACAACTCCACAAAAAAACAAAAGAAAAAAAACAGCGAGTATAGATGACTACACTCGCTGTTACGAATTATAATTTAGATAATGATTGAGACATTTGTTTTAAACGCTTTTAGGTATCTTAAGAACGACTGTTGTTCCTGCCGCTAATTCAGAGTCTATGGTTAGTTGCCCTTTGTGCAACTGAACTATTTTTGACGCTAAAGACAGTCCTAAACCAGTCCCTTTAATACCAAATGCATTACTAGAACGGTAAAAAGGGAGAAATAGTTTGTCTAGGTCTTCTTTTTTTATTCCGATACCTTGATCTTTGACCATAACGATGATATTATCCTTATCTGTATCTAAGATTAATTCTATAGGTTCGTTCTGTGAGAATTTACTTGCATTTAGTATCACATTAGACAAGGCAAGTTCTAATAGACCGCCATTGCCATTAAAGAATAGCTTGTGAAGTTCTTGATCCGTATTGATTGTTATCTCTAGGTTTAAGTCTTTCTGTGCGGCTATCAAGTGATCTATCATTGTCCACCAGAACTCTTCAAAAGCGTGTTTGTGTAACGGATAGACAGAACTATCTAGCTGAGATAATGCTAGTAGATTATTAATCATCTGATCCATATGGGTAGCATCGTGTACTACTCCTTGTAATACTGTGATGTATTCTTGTTCAGAACGCGATTGTCTCAAGGCTATCTCCGCATTGCCCATTAGAGATGCAATAGGTGTCTTTAGCTCGTGTGAGGCATGGGATACGAAAGCCTGTTGGTTGTCAAAAGAGTCTTGTAATCTTCTAAACAACTCATTAATGGTCTCGCTAAGTATACGTATCTCATCTTTAGACATATCCTGTGTGGGGATAGGGTAGAGGGTAGAGATATTCTTCTTCGAGATGTGTTTGTTAATACGGGTAATGGGTATCAAGAAATAACCAGCAAACAGGCGAGATAGAAAAAAAGTAATCAGTAATGCAATAACTAAGCTAATGAGCATCACTGTTCTGAGCTGCTGAAGTGCAGCAACCCCCTTCTCATTTGCCGCTTTAGCCATCACGATAAAGTCACCAGAGTTATCTCTATAGAAGATTCCCACTACATAGTCATCTTCCATCTTAGTATATACTTTTTTCTTATCGACTACCTGTCCTAGAGTAGCTTTGTCCCATTTGAGATCTCCTTCTTCTATAAAAGTAGGCTCATAATTAATGTCATAGATTCTTATCTCCTCTTGAGGTAGAGTACGTGGGTATTTGCGTAAGACTTCGTCAAACTCTGCTTTTGTAAAGTTGTCTTCAGCTAGATAGTTATGCCCTACAGTGAATGCTCTATCTTCTAATTGTTTAAAGAACGTATTCTGCCAATGATTAGAAACAACAAAGTACACTGCCACTAATACCCCTAATAAGAGGATAGTAAATAGCCCTGAGAATTGAAGAGAAAGTCTATTGCGTATTTTCATTTTTATTGTTTTTTGTGAAGTCGTGATTTTGTTAATTAGGACACTTCACTAAATTATTGACCTCACTAGTGTAATACTTTTTTAAACACAAATTAAAAACCGTACACCGTACACTGTTAACCAAATAAAACTATTCATCTTTTAGTATATACCCCATACCAATAACAGTATGAATTAATTGGGTGTTGTATTCCTTATCTATTTTTCGTCTCACATAGTTGACATAGACATCTATTAGATTAGTCCCTCTGTCAAAACCTATTCCCCATACAGCTTCAGCTATCTGAGTACGCGTTAATACTCTATTCTTATTGACTAAGAAATACTCTAATAGCGTGTATTCTTTCTGCGTTAGTACAATATCTTTATTCGCTCTAGAGACTGATTTTTTATAGGTATTCATTACCAGGTCAGCTGCCTTATACTCTAGGGTAGGCATCGACATCGTGTTTCTACGTGTAAGGGCTTTTATACGCAGAAGTAATTCTTCGAAGTGAAACGGCTTCGTTAGATAATCATCTGCTCCCATATTAAATCCTTTTACCTTGTCATTTAGCGTAGATAATGCTGTTAACATCAGGATAGGGATATCACCTTTGTATTTTTTGATCTGTTGACACAGTTCGAATCCGTTCATATAAGGAAGAATAACATCTAATATAATCAGGTCAAACTCTTGTTCCATCGCTAGCTGTAGCCCTATCATCCCATCATAGGCAAAGGCTACTTGATGTTGACTTTCTTCTAGTCCTTTTCTGATAAAGTTAGATACACTTACCTCGTCTTCTATTAAAAGTATGTTCATAGGGCTGATTTTTATAACAAAGCTAAAGCATATATCGAGCCACTAGTGAAGCATTAGAGAAATTTAATCTACGGTTAGAATTTACTTAGAGAGTTGTATTAAGGTGGATTATAAGTATCAATACAATGGCAAGGAGAAAGTGATTGTATTGTTGTTAATGTGAATGTTATTAGAATGTTATGTTTTTATTGGCATGGCAGTAATTAGATTTTAATAGCGTACTTTTAAATGAACCAATACTACTAATATGAATGAATTTTTACGTTATCGATTTCTGGTAGATTCAGGAGTAGATGTTTTCTGTAAGAGCGAAATAAAAAGTCTGCAAAAGGTTTTTAGATTTTCTGATGATTATTTTCGTTTTTTATTGATTAATGGCAATTGGCCTCTAATTACAATATCGACTAATATCAGTTCTTCTTGTATGTATGATAATTTGGTTTTTTTAGAGCAAACAAATGAAGATTGTATTTTTTCACCATATATTTTTATTGTTGGAAGATGGACTGAAGATAAATTAATAGGAGAGGTTTTAGTGGGATCACATAAAGGAGCTATTGTTCTAATCGAAGAAGATAAGTATTGCGATATAGATAGTATTGAAGAGTTACTTGAAGATTTAGATATAGATAATGTAGAGTATCATCTCCAGTGCGATTTTAAAACTGTTAATACCTTATTATCAGAAGAACTTGGAATTATTAAGCTTTTAGAGTGTTCTTTTATAGACTTTTTAGAGAATAGGTTATTAGTCACAGGTGAAATAAGATGCTAGTGCTGTATTTATCGTAATTTTTTTTAGAAATTTTAGCTGTGAATAGTGTAGTCCATTGGTATTGCACTATTTTTTTTACTTTTTCCGTCAATGTTTTTTTCGCATTGAATGCATTATTTTTGAGAATTAAAATTCGTAATACGGTATTTTTTGTTCAAGTTAGTTAGTCATTTTTCCGTTTCAAGTAATTATATATCACTTTGGGTAATGTTAAATATACAGATATAGAAATATAAAAGTACTTTTGTTAAGTCTAGATTCTATAATAGGCTAATGTGGAATTTAGATTAAAAGAATTTAATAAAAGTATGGCGGCAAAGAAAGTAAAAGAAGAGTCAATGTTTTTAAGGCATTATAGGCTAATGGTTATACCATTAGTATTTGTTCTTTATTTGTTTTCCCATTTTCTATTAAATCCATATGACGCAGATTGGGTTACTATGGATGTGAAAGAGATGTGGGAATCAGCTTTAGTATTGTTTATTTATTGTATGGCTATTACAGAAGTTAGTTTACAGTTGAGTAAGGTGCTAAATAAGTTTTTGCCATGGGACAAGTTACCTGTTATGCGCGTGGTAGTTCAGTTTGTTCTGCTTATTTTATTTATATTTATTATATATTTTGCTATCAATTTTGTTTATATCTATTTATCTCCTTATGAGTCATTTGACATTATAGATTTGGAAGCTAAAATAGATATTTGGCAGTCCTTGATTATTAGCTTTAACACAGGTATTTTTATTAGTGCTATTCATACTGGGTATTTTTTGATTAATAATTGGAAAAAATCTATGGTAGATGCTGCAGATCTAAAATTAAAAGCAGAACAGTTAGAACGTATTGCAAGTCAGGCTGAACTAGAGTCTTTAAAAATGCAATTAGATCCACATTTTCTGTTCAATAACTTTAGTACTTTATCAGAGTTAGTTGTTGAAGACCAAGGACTGGCAGTTAAGTTTATAGATAATTTGTCATTAGTATACAGGTATATGTTGTCTAATGTTAGGAAGAATACAGTTAGTCTTTTAGAAGAATTAACTTTTGTAGAATCATATTTCTATCTTATTAAAGAACGAATGGGAACTAAAGTTGTTCTGAATATTAACGTGTTAGAAGAAATTAAAAAGAACTTCTTTGTAGCTCCTATTGCTATACAGTTGTTAGTGGAGAATGCGGTAAAGCATAACAGTGTCTCTAAAGATCATCCTTTAATCATAGACATTTATGTAGATGGTAACTATGTAGTGGTGAGTAATAATATACAAGAGTTAGTAGTAAATCTTCCATCTTCTAAAGTAGGGCTAACTAATATTAAAGAAAGATATCGTCTATTAAGTAAACATAAGGTAGTTATAGAGAAGACAGAAAGTAATTTTATGGTAAAATTACCTTTGCTTATAAATAAGAATGATAGATAATAATTAGCTATAAAGAAAAGTAAATATATGCAGTTGAAAGTTTTAATCGTAGAAGATGAGGTAAGAAATGCAAATAAATTATCTCGGTTGTTACAGGTACTAGATTCGGATATAGAAATAGTGGCTGTGGTAGAAAGTGTAAAGGAATGTGTGGAGTGGCTACAGGATAATGAAGAGCCTTCTTTAATCATGATGGATATACGGCTTGAAGATGGTTTGTGTTTTGAAATTTTTGAAC is a window of Myroides oncorhynchi DNA encoding:
- a CDS encoding SusC/RagA family TonB-linked outer membrane protein produces the protein MHITKRSLLSLALFMAMTLSSYAQQKKAPIVVRDAETLLPLPGVMIENITNDAVDLTQDDGKFELENNDLKEIKLRLSYIGYFDKEITIKAGAYPSFIDLDIEDNILEGIVVTGYTKQSRSKTTGAVSKIEAQAINRSQVSSMDQALQGQVPGLYVASPSGQPGTPGRVTIRGIGSMQDENTNPLYVLNGIPISPATFSALNPDDFEDITVLKDAAATAQYGSRGANGVIVITSKKGPSDNDGMRVTYQTQYGYSEANNSKWDMMNTNQRLQFEEMLQDQDLPGWAYSRNNPYKVVNGVQTAKTEADYADGDLRLAELRRTNIDWKKKLMRRGINQSHNLSFQGGNAETQHYTSVNYFKQDGVLYNSGIEKFNVNSNIHNKSGRLSSNFFINLANINSQTSESDFDVSETNPVASMYFALPYENPYDENGKLTPGANRFGTNALAMYDDVSRREKQQKAVLAGNFSFDITDDLKLTSTLGVDYTKLSNTHIIKPDTYFGDLVEEGGQGMYSQGDQTNIGLMANFGANYKYRWGANELEAIALMEMNRQKYNYHGFTGYGLIDGLDHTAGGITPGTPENDFIPKVEGRASENLLLSQIGLLRYSYENRFTLSTSLRRDGSSRVPSNNRYKYFYAVGGSWNMKVEDFMQDIDIISMARLRTSYGLTGNANGFASDFGYRRLYGPGQYNGGTAFNPLSPGNSQYNWEMNKILDIGVEFGLFNNRLIGEVDFYNRITSDLFLDRTLSNTSGFESIADNMGKIRNRGIEFKISGDVIRSGDFTFNLGVNFAYNKNKILSLGDEDEIITEDYSIHQVGKQVGHFYMVKWAGVDQQTGAPLYYDKEGNITSTYDPDNAVLVKGGFDPAIKGGFTTNFKYKNLEVSALFSFIKGMYRLNTGEFYRTSADQTYRIYNQSTGMLDMWQNPGDVSDNPSAKYARYMTDRELQKADYLKLRNLNINYKFKDFGKWNKVVKEVNIFAQGQNLLTWTNFKGQDPEDDNNWYQYEYPLPRTITAGIKVIF
- a CDS encoding sensor histidine kinase — translated: MKIRNRLSLQFSGLFTILLLGVLVAVYFVVSNHWQNTFFKQLEDRAFTVGHNYLAEDNFTKAEFDEVLRKYPRTLPQEEIRIYDINYEPTFIEEGDLKWDKATLGQVVDKKKVYTKMEDDYVVGIFYRDNSGDFIVMAKAANEKGVAALQQLRTVMLISLVIALLITFFLSRLFAGYFLIPITRINKHISKKNISTLYPIPTQDMSKDEIRILSETINELFRRLQDSFDNQQAFVSHASHELKTPIASLMGNAEIALRQSRSEQEYITVLQGVVHDATHMDQMINNLLALSQLDSSVYPLHKHAFEEFWWTMIDHLIAAQKDLNLEITINTDQELHKLFFNGNGGLLELALSNVILNASKFSQNEPIELILDTDKDNIIVMVKDQGIGIKKEDLDKLFLPFYRSSNAFGIKGTGLGLSLASKIVQLHKGQLTIDSELAAGTTVVLKIPKSV
- a CDS encoding response regulator transcription factor, whose amino-acid sequence is MNILLIEDEVSVSNFIRKGLEESQHQVAFAYDGMIGLQLAMEQEFDLIILDVILPYMNGFELCQQIKKYKGDIPILMLTALSTLNDKVKGFNMGADDYLTKPFHFEELLLRIKALTRRNTMSMPTLEYKAADLVMNTYKKSVSRANKDIVLTQKEYTLLEYFLVNKNRVLTRTQIAEAVWGIGFDRGTNLIDVYVNYVRRKIDKEYNTQLIHTVIGMGYILKDE
- a CDS encoding sensor histidine kinase; this translates as MEFRLKEFNKSMAAKKVKEESMFLRHYRLMVIPLVFVLYLFSHFLLNPYDADWVTMDVKEMWESALVLFIYCMAITEVSLQLSKVLNKFLPWDKLPVMRVVVQFVLLILFIFIIYFAINFVYIYLSPYESFDIIDLEAKIDIWQSLIISFNTGIFISAIHTGYFLINNWKKSMVDAADLKLKAEQLERIASQAELESLKMQLDPHFLFNNFSTLSELVVEDQGLAVKFIDNLSLVYRYMLSNVRKNTVSLLEELTFVESYFYLIKERMGTKVVLNINVLEEIKKNFFVAPIAIQLLVENAVKHNSVSKDHPLIIDIYVDGNYVVVSNNIQELVVNLPSSKVGLTNIKERYRLLSKHKVVIEKTESNFMVKLPLLINKNDR